In Amphiprion ocellaris isolate individual 3 ecotype Okinawa unplaced genomic scaffold, ASM2253959v1 Aocel_unscaffolded156, whole genome shotgun sequence, a single genomic region encodes these proteins:
- the LOC111583328 gene encoding nanos homolog 1-like encodes MDLLDRGYLDARSPYDYTFNFWNDYLGLSTLVAKNKPNNPSCSPNSITESLKATLGLEDDSPVCSCVIGHGRDGDGHLDCCCAAPGSPPISIYDLKEHISLLRPYEHLAGDSQLGDRDSPSYRGSFAGLDLLSMERRRKQTQRCKPEPKVCVFCRNNGAPEEVYGTHILKTTDGKVLCPILRAYTCPLCSANGDNAHTIKYCPLSKDQPSQRVAKGGRAIGKRLKIF; translated from the coding sequence ATGGATCTTTTAGACCGCGGCTACCTGGACGCGCGGTCCCCTTATGATTACACCTTTAATTTTTGGAACGACTACCTCGGTCTGTCGACTCTCGTCGccaaaaacaagcccaacaacCCGTCCTGCAGCCCCAACTCCATCACCGAGTCCCTCAAAGCGACCCTGGGGCTGGAGGACGACTCCCCGGTTTGCTCTTGCGTAATTGGGCACGGCAGGGACGGCGACGGACACTTGGACTGCTGCTGCGCGGCTCCGGGCTCCCCTCCGATCTCCATTTACGATCTCAAGGAGCACATCTCGCTCCTGAGGCCGTACGAGCACCTTGCCGGCGATTCCCAGCTGGGAGACAGAGATTCTCCCTCCTACAGGGGAAGCTTCGCCGGCCTCGACCTGCTCTCCATGGAGCGAAGGCGCAAACAGACTCAGAGGTGCAAGCCGGAGCCCAAAGTGTGCGTCTTCTGTCGGAATAACGGCGCACCGGAGGAAGTTTACGGCACCCACATCCTGAAGACGACGGACGGCAAGGTGCTGTGCCCCATCCTGCGGGCATACACCTGCCCCCTCTGCAGTGCCAACGGCGACAATGCGCACACCATCAAGTACTGCCCGCTTTCTAAGGACCAGCCGAGCCAGAGAGTGGCAAAGGGCGGCAGGGCGATTGGCAAAAGGCTGAAGATCTTCTAA